Proteins from one Candidatus Parcubacteria bacterium genomic window:
- a CDS encoding glucose-6-phosphate isomerase: MKKVLYDQKWVKTAPNLELYYMHRGIKHKGEFTLLNTQPLHKRRGAAKRHLTGLRYDITIIPARMLGKEFVRTKGNMNSKNFQELYIVLDGKAIFLMQKTKGKIIEDIVVVEAKKGECVIFPPKYAAITINPLKKELKIANWVSIKNKNIYDELGKMGGAGYFYTKTGWIKNKNYKKVPKLRFEKPLKKMPKNLDFLKEE, translated from the coding sequence ATGAAAAAAGTTCTTTATGACCAGAAATGGGTAAAAACAGCACCAAATCTTGAGCTTTATTATATGCATCGCGGTATAAAACATAAAGGAGAATTTACCCTGTTAAATACCCAGCCTTTACATAAAAGGCGGGGTGCCGCAAAGCGGCATTTAACAGGGTTAAGATATGATATTACGATTATTCCTGCAAGAATGCTGGGCAAAGAGTTTGTAAGGACTAAAGGCAATATGAACTCAAAAAATTTCCAAGAGTTATATATTGTACTTGATGGAAAAGCAATTTTTTTAATGCAAAAAACAAAAGGAAAGATTATTGAAGACATTGTTGTTGTTGAAGCAAAAAAAGGAGAATGCGTAATTTTTCCGCCAAAATATGCTGCCATAACTATCAACCCATTAAAAAAAGAGTTGAAAATCGCGAATTGGGTTTCTATAAAAAATAAAAATATTTATGATGAATTAGGAAAAATGGGAGGCGCCGGTTATTTTTATACTAAAACCGGCTGGATAAAAAACAAAAACTATAAAAAAGTCCCAAAACTGCGCTTTGAAAAACCTTTAAAGAAAATGCCAAAAAATTTAGATTTTTTGAAAGAAGAATAA